AATCTTAGTGAATCGAGCTTTGTTTATTGTGCAAGACCAATGAGAGACAGGCTTGGCTGTTCTTGATATTTTGGTCAATAGAACAATCATTCCATATATGCAATAACTTGAGCTGTCTCATCTCATTCCCTCTCGGTCTCCATTAGCATTGCCTCACTCATTTATATGTCCATTGATCATCCAGTTCGCTTGTCATAGAGTGGGGTGCATGGTAGAAAAGTTCTTGAATAAATCTCATCATTCTCTTTTTGATTAGGTCCACCCAATAAATCGTAGTCCAATCGCAGTCCAGATCTATGGTTTCGGCCAGTTAAATCAAAAGGCTATCTACCtaatctttttctttattttgccTTTTGATTcattgtaatacttcaacctaatcTTCGCATCAGAGTAGTAGTAGCACTAAAGTCCATCCACTACCGTAGTTAATGTAATCTACAACTCTGGCCACGCTATAAATTGGTGATGACTCCAGCACTAGTTCATATCAGCTTTTCCCGGGCATTGCTCTTTACAGGTACAAGTGTTCGTTCCATGGAGAGTATTGTTTCTCTGCTTAGTCCCATGAGAGCCATACTTTTGGTTTTTCCTGATGAATGTTGAGAATGATGCCGAGCTTTTAAGCTGCAGACATCATCTTCATGAttatttttcttgtttgttttATGTATGCAGTTTCCTCTTTGAGCTTCTTTAGGAAGCTATACCGTTTTTGCTGCTCACCTAATGCTCATCATAGATAGACTGTCATAGACTATGTATACTATAAGAAACAGTCAGAGATTCTGAAGGTGAAAGATAAAAGGTTCCAAAGCACAGATTTATTACTCGAGAAAGCAGGTTGCTATTGATCTCCTTCTCTAGTATTTGCCCCATGTATTTAAAGACCTCACGTAGCTGAGAGATGCAAGGATGATCATGATTGCACAATATGTGCATGGAATCAATGCACTACTATCGATTTGGTTGCTATTCCTTTCTCCTACTGGATTGGTTCCTAACAtgcattttctttctttgttctttCAGATACTTTGTTGCTGTTTGCATAGGGAGTATCAAAGGAGTACGAGTCGGAAACATTGAGGCTGAACTAGATTACATTGTAGTAGTAGATCTTTTGCACTTGCCATATCTAGGAAAATGGCACTTGCTTCGATTCCTGCAGTAGTCCTGGGCTCGATTGCCTTCACCGTATTCTGGATGCTGGCTGTATTCCCTGCAGTCCCCTTCCTACCCGTAGGAAGAACTGCTGGATCTCTTCTTGGTGCCATGCTCATGGTGATCTTTCAGGTCGTCAGCCCCGAGCAGGCCTACGCATCCATCGACCTCCCCATCCTGGGCCTCCTCTTCGGTACCATGGTCGTTAGCATCTACCTGGAACGAGCCCAGATGTTCAAGTACTTGGGCAGGCTGCTTTCATGGAAGAGCAAAGGTGGCCGGGACTTGCTCTGCCGAGTCTGCCTTGTTTCGGCCTTGGCAAGTGCACTCTTCACCAACGACACCACCTGCATTGTGCTCACCGAGTTCGTCCTCAAGCTCGCAAAGCAGCACAAGCTTCCTGCCAAGCCCTTTCTCCTAGCATTAGCATCTAGTGCCAACATCGGCTCAAGTGCAACTCCCATCGGCAACCCACAGAACCTGGTTATAGCTGTCGAGAGTAAAATCTCCTTCATCAAGTTCTTTCTCGGAATCTTCCCCGCGATGCTTGTTGGTGTTGTCATCAACGTAGTGATCCTTCTCGGCATGTTTTGGAAGCAGTTATCGAGCAAGGAGGGCGAAGAACAGAAAATGGAAGTCGAAGTCACCGAGATGGAAGTGAATTCCCATACTTTCGTGCCCGCGAGAATGTCGCACCCTCCTCCTTTGGACTCCCAAGAGATGAATGATGTCGAGAAGAATGATCCGCGCAAAGACGGTTCTCGGCAAGGCTGTGCACAAGTTTCTGATATGAAGAGGTTTCTGACAAAAAAGGAAGTGTTCTTGAAGGGTTCTGTGTATTTTGTAAGCATCGGCATGCTGATTGCTCTGCTAATGGGACTAAACATGTCATGGACTGCACTCACTGCTGCTCTGATACTGGTGGTGATCGACTTCAAGGATGCTGGCCCATGTCTTGACAAGGTAATTATTCCATGATCTTTCATGCTTAAAGAAAGCCGAAGAGAGGGAGATAAAATGCCTTTTGATTCTTTTTTGGAGTTCACTTATCTATGTTGAAAAGACTCCCGCGATTTACCATTTTACTATGCTCTGAACTTTGTTTCTCAGTGTTTAGCACTAGGAAATATCTTATTGTGAAAACTGACGAGTCTTAGAACTTGTGGAATGGCTCAGGTTTCATATTCCCTGTTGGTGTTCTTCTGTGGGATGTTCATCACTGTTAATGGATTCAACAGGACAGGAATACCGAGTGGCTTTTGGAATTTTATGGAGCCTTATTCTCGGATTAATCATGTGAGTGGAGTCACAGTGCTATCCATTGTCATATTGCTGCTATCGAACTTGGCATCCAATGTACCCACCGGTAGGTTAAACTTCTCCTTGTTGCTTTCATCTGCCACACGTACAGTGCATTGGACTGCATGATTGAATCAAACATGGTTACTAACTCAAAACTTAATCTCGAAATCAAATGAGTCTCCGATGAAACGTATCAAATGATCCACCACGGTAACCTCTTGATGAAACATTGGTGGCAGTGCTCTTGCTGGGGGCTCAGGTGGCCAAGtcagccgctgcagtgtcgcccaaGTACGAGGCGAGATCATGGCTGTTGCTCGCGTTCGTTAGCACCGTCGCCGGCAACCTCTCGCTGCTGGGCTCGGCGGCCAACCTGATAGTATGCGAGCAGGCGCGGCGGTCGGAGCTCCACAAGTACACTCTCTCCTTCTGGGAACACATTGTCTTTGGACTGCCGTCGACGCTCGTCGTCACCGCCGCCGGACTCCCCTTGATCAGGGCTTAGCTCATCGTCGTAGAATGCTGTAACTAGAAATAATCCAGATCGTTACCATGTACTCCCTGGTGATTCCCGAACGAGGTATACTTCTTTTAGGAGCTTGTATTCAGTGAAATGAGAGTTCAAGAAGCGTGTGAACtcgtatgtatgtatgtagaTCAGTAGACGCATGCTGGCCAGCTACAAACAAATATTCCAATCATGTATTCCTTTTTTCCTTCATAATTTGAGTTCGGATGCTCAATTGATCGAAACTAGAAACAaggataaaaaagaaaattaatgttTATTAATAGCTAATAATCATCTAATTAGACTAATCCTTGAGCTTAGTGGTGGTGTTATCGTTATAATATCCTTTGAAGGCCCTTGGGAGGTAGACGGCGTGTAGAAACCCAAAAAGACTGAAGGCCCAAAAGCCCAAATTGGAGACGGCGAGCGCAGCCGCAGGGCCGCCCCGTGCTTCGCCCCCAGCCTTTTCGACCTCGCACACCACCCCCCACTCGAGGATGGTGAAGAGGCGCTTGGTGTTGTGGAAGACGGGCACGAAGGCGCTCATCGGCGGCGAGAAGCGGGCCGAGTAGGTGACGCCCTCGTTGAGAACCTAGGCGGCGAGTAGGAATATAGTCCACTCTGCGAACCAAAGAAGATGAGCTTGAAGCTTGctgaggtatatatatatgtgcatcgGTTTCGGCTTTTGATTGGTAATTGTTGGGAAGAAatatgttaatgcggaataattctttccctgtatcaaaataggttcctcatcaaaataccaacttgatatccatcagcacagcataaacaatagagcaataaatcaatcacacagtgagaccaaatctttttaacgtggaaaacccaatgtgggaaaaaccattaCGGtcccctcaaacttccactatcaataatgatgataacaggtttacagtaggtcttctctagaataactagaggatcagaataacatcaagaacatagatcttggctcaagaataccatatGTTCatcatggatctcctcaaaagagaattataggtctcacagagtggatatcacaggaaagtaccttagagagggtaaactgtagatcaacaccgttaggattgtagagtttgctgcaaggattctccacataaaatttgggccgaaactgacaacgtttggccaccgatcgtcaagcagaaaactcagaaaccttactttctctctctatttctctctgcaCGCCGTAgctgttcactgtgcacgtacgctgcacgctgctctgcgttttttttttctctgcatCCCTtaatttgccttacttcaccttaattagtgatttgggctcaataggcccaatttgtccaagcccacatatgggctggacccaataattctccccctccagctcatatggtaggctgtaccaagcccgctcttcgcctacatgcttcaagcttctccttaggcaaaaactttgtcaacatatctgaaccattctcattggtatgcactttttccaattgtaattctttcatctcaagcacatcacgaatccagtaatatctcacatcaatatgcttggatctagaatggtatgttgaattcttggagaggtgaatggcgctctgactgtcacagtaaacagtatatacttcctgtttcaagcccaattcctgtagaaactttttcatccataaagtttccttacaagcttcagtaactgctatgtattctgcttctgtggttgatagagcaacacacttctgtaacttagactgccaagagactgctcctcctacaaatgtcatcaagaatcccgaagtggacttcctggaatcagtatcacctgccatgtctgcatctgtgtacccttctaacacaggttcatcactgccaaaacataaacacaacctggaagtacctcttagatatcttaatatccatttcactgctgcccaatgttcctttccaggatttgagagaaatcggctaacaa
This Musa acuminata AAA Group cultivar baxijiao chromosome BXJ1-2, Cavendish_Baxijiao_AAA, whole genome shotgun sequence DNA region includes the following protein-coding sequences:
- the LOC135582762 gene encoding silicon efflux transporter LSI2-like, producing MALASIPAVVLGSIAFTVFWMLAVFPAVPFLPVGRTAGSLLGAMLMVIFQVVSPEQAYASIDLPILGLLFGTMVVSIYLERAQMFKYLGRLLSWKSKGGRDLLCRVCLVSALASALFTNDTTCIVLTEFVLKLAKQHKLPAKPFLLALASSANIGSSATPIGNPQNLVIAVESKISFIKFFLGIFPAMLVGVVINVVILLGMFWKQLSSKEGEEQKMEVEVTEMEVNSHTFVPARMSHPPPLDSQEMNDVEKNDPRKDGSRQGCAQVSDMKRFLTKKEVFLKGSVYFVSIGMLIALLMGLNMSWTALTAALILVVIDFKDAGPCLDKVSYSLLVFFCGMFITVNGFNRTGIPSGFWNFMEPYSRINHVSGVTVLSIVILLLSNLASNVPTVLLLGAQVAKSAAAVSPKYEARSWLLLAFVSTVAGNLSLLGSAANLIVCEQARRSELHKYTLSFWEHIVFGLPSTLVVTAAGLPLIRA